The nucleotide window GCTAGCCATTGAGGAAGGCAAAGTACCAAGCTGGTCACAGGCTGACTTAAATGCAGCGATTGAAATTTGTATTGAAACATTAATTTAAAGTGGTGGGACATGTAGGGAAATTTGCTCTATATGTCCCTTTTTATATAGCGTTCCCTATATAAACAAATAAGGGGGGAATGCAAATGAATATCAGCGCAGGACATTGGCATGTTGGGACAGGAGCAGTAGGCTATATAGATGAAGTAACAGAGGCAAGGCGCGTTGTAAAGCGGGTAGCAAGCTTATTGCAGCAAGCGGGTGTAGAAGTGCGCGTCATTTTCGATAATATGTCCAAAAATCAGCGACAAAATTTAAATTATTTAATTCATGCACACCAAAAGGACAAGGGCTTACATGTTAGCATCCATTTTAATGCGGTCGCAAAAGCGACAGCCGGCGGGCTAGGAACAGAGGTGCTTTACGCGAGAACGGAAATGCAGCAGCTTGCTTCCAAGGTAAGTGCAGCCATAAGCAAGGCGAGCGGCTTGCGTAATCGTGGTGCTAAACGGCGGAACGATTTAGCCTTTTTAAACGCCTTGCCACAAGCCATACTCATTGAAGTATGCTTTGTTAATTCAAAGGAAGATGTTGCTTGCTACAAGCGCCATTTTGAAGCAATCTGTCAGGCAATGGCGCTAGTGCTAAAGTCATGATTCGCACGTAAGACAACAAAAATCGCACGTGAAACAAGCACATTCGCACATAAAACCTAGAGATTCGCACGCAAACGAAGCAAGCCGTGCAAGGAGAGATTCCTTACACTTTTTCATGAGCATTGTACGGAAATCTCATGTAACAGTGCCGTCAAATTGTCCTCATCTTCATACAATGTGAGCAAGGTTGTTAGCTGCTGAATAACTTCCTCATTCGGTTGCCCTAAATGAAACAGGCAAATCGCTTTGTAAGTATAAATATAGCTAAGCATTTGATAACTGAGCTTTTGTTTAAATTGCGTGAAAACACGTGCCAGCAATGTGAGGCATGTCGCATATTTTTTATTTTCTACATATAAAATACATAAATCGAGATGAAAATAAATAGATAAGTAGGTCATATCCTTCTCATAATCTTTGTACAAATCAAGGCGTTTTGTCGCGATGCTAACAATTTCAATGGCAGAATCTAACGGAAATAAAAAGAGAATTGCATTGAGTAGAACTAAATCATTGAGATACCAATGGTCAAGCTTTTGCATCTTTGTCCAAATTTGTTCTGCTAAAAGCCGCGCTTGTAGTAAATCGTCCTGTTCAACTAAGATGAGCAGAGCTTGATAGGCCAAATCAATATGCTGAATAGCCTCATCGTGATGCTGCCGCAAATATTGCTGTACGGGAATTAAATTTTTTTTGATTTCAGCAGAGGTTGTCAAGTCCATTTGGGCAAAATCCCGAATTAATTTTTCACGCGCATTTATTGTGTAATTGGTATGAACGTATAAAAATTCATTGACCGTCATATTTAATTTTGTCGTAAGTTGGACAAGAAGCTGTGCACTAAGGGTGAGCTTACTTTGTTCAATGCGTGAGTATGTACCTTGCTGAGCGATGTCGTAGGCAAGCTCCTTTTGTGTTATTTGCCGGTTTTTCCGTATTTTTTGTAATGTGTCTCCAAAATCCATCGTCTTCACCTCCGAATATTCCGATTCGTATATTTTGTTCTATAATAATAGAATTCTATTATACTGGAAAAGTACAAGTGAGAAGGAGGTTTTTAACATAAAAATAGCAATTATCATCATCACTTTCATACTGCTTTCTACGGTAGTCAATCTTCTATTTCATCGTACCAAACGAAGGCGAATCAAAGAAAATTGGGCACAGAAGCACCAGCAAGGGCATGAGCCTTTGTCATCAGTTAGCAGCTATTGGCACAATAAGCAGCGCACAACACATATTGTCGATGATTACACATGGCATGATTTAAATTTAGATGAGGTCTATGAGCAAATCAAATTCACCTATACAAGCCCTGGCTCGGAAAAGCTTTATGCTTTATTAAGAGAAATTCATTTGGGAGGCGGGCCACATCAACAGCGAGAAGCTTTTCTGAAAAAATTGTCTGTATCGCCTGTGTTACAAGAACAATTACAATTGATTTTGTATGATATTGGAAAGAGAAATGGGACGAACAGCTCTGCTTATATGCACTCAATTGAAGACAAGCAAATCCCGCATCAATGGCTGTATTCACTATGTGGAGTGTTACCATTTTTCTCATTAGCTGTCGCTTTTTATAGTAGCCAAATCGCAATTTTCTTATTTTTCGGCTGTGTAGTATTGAATGCCATTATTTATACTAGTAAAAAAGACCAATATGAAAGTGAATTTTTCTCTCTGCTCTATGCAATTTCGATTATTTATGGCGCCAAAAGGATGGCAAAATTTAAGCTGACAGATGAACTGTGCCTACATCTGAAAAAGCTCAAGCCGTTATATAAATATCGTTATTTGATTTCAAAAAATAAAGAGACGCCGCTTGAAATAGTAATGGACTATTTTAGAACATTTTTCCTCATCGATTTTTTCATTTATCGCCGAATTACCAAGCATTTGTATGTACAACAAGAAGCTGCAGCGTATGTTTGGGAGTTGATTGCTGAAATCGATGTGAGCTTTTCGATTTTACATATGCGTGAGCATTATAGACATAGCGTGCCACTGTTTGTAGATGATTTCAAGGTTACATGTGAGGGGCTATACCATCCACTGCTTGCACAGCCTGTGAAAAATACTTTTTCAACAGATTGTAGTGTGCTGATTACAGGCTCGAATGCTTCTGGGAAATCGACCTTTATGAAAAGTTTGGCGTTGAATTGTATATTAGCACAAACGCTCAATACTGTTTTTGCAGATGCCTTTCAAATGAAGCGAGCTGCGATTTTTACATCATTCGCAATTAATGACAGCTTACTACAAGGGGAGAGCTATTTTATGGCCGAAATGCATTCGCTGAAAAGAATGCTGGACGTAATTGAACAAGATGTTCCTTGTTTCACATTTATTGATGAAATATTAAAGGGTACGAATACTATTGAACGTATTTCTGCATCGGCTGCAATTTTAACATGGTTACATAAGCAAAAAAATAATTTAACATTTATCGCTTCACATGATATCGAATTATATCAAATATGTGGGGAAATGTATGATGGCTACTATTTCGAGGGAATCGTTGAAAATAATCAGATTCGCTTCACTTATGCTATAAATAAAGGCAATACGTATATAAAAAATGCGTTAGAGCTTTTGAAATTGAGAGGCTTTCCAAAGACGGTTGTTGATAATGCTGAAATGCTGTCTGATAGTTATATATCAACAGGACAGTGGCAAGGGAAAAGTTTTCAAAAAAGATGAAACATTTTCACAATCTAGTCGTATATTGATTATCGGGGTTAAAGAGAGGAGTTGGAGGATTTGTTAGTATTACAAAATGTAACGAAGCGTTATAAAGATTTTACAGCCGTTCAAAGCTTAAATTTTTCCATTTCACCTGGTGAGATTTTTGGATTAATTGGCCAAAATGGCGCAGGGAAAACGACAACGTTTCGCATGATTTTAGATTTGCAGGAGACGACAGAGGGCGTTATTACGTGGGAAGGAACGCCTATTAATGATGTGAATCGTGACTTGCTTGGCTATTTGCCAGAGGAGCGCGGCATTTTCCCACAAATGAAGGTGGAGGAGCAGCTTATTTATTTTGGACAGCTGCGTGGCATGACGAAAGCAGCTGTTAAAAAAGAGGCTGATTTTTGGATTAAGCGCTTTGAGCTTGAGGAAAAGCGCAATGATAAGGCGGAAACATTATCAAAGGGAAATCAGCAAAAGGTACAATTAATTGCTAGCTTTATTCACAAGCCAAAGTTTTTAATTTTAGATGAGCCATTTAGTGGACTAGACCCAGTGAATAAGGATTTATTAAAAAATGCGATTTTATTATTAAAAGAGCAAGGTATGACGATTTTATTTTCAAGTCATCAAATGGATAATGTCGAGGAGCTATGTGACCATCTTTGCTTATTAAAGCGCGGTGTTTCGCTGTTTTCAGGCTCGCTCTTAGATTTGAAAAAGCAGTATGGTAAAACGAAGCTAACGATTCGCACAGAGCTGTCCGCGGATAAGCTAGCCAAGCTTGATGGTGTGAAATCGGTGAAGGAAGAGCGTGAGCAATATGTGCTTACTTTAGAGGATGAGCAATATGCGAAAGGTGTGTTTGATGTCGTATCGAGCGGTACATATATTGAAAAATTTAGCTTAGATTACTTGTCACTCGACGAGATTTTCAAAGACAAGGTAGGTGGCACGCATGTCTAAATTTATGATTTTATTGAAGGAAAATTATAAGCAAAAGGTCAAGGCTAAATCATTTATTATTATGACGGTCTTGTATATTTTAGGGATTTCTGTGTTTTTCTTCTGGTCAGATATAAAGGAAGCACTATTTTCTAGTGAGCCTGATCAAATGATTTATGTCAATACGACAAGCTTTGATGTTAGTGCCATGCTAGAGGATGGCGATATCGTATGGACAGAGCTAGCCTCTACGACAGAGGCAGAAGAGGCCTTGAAAAAAGAGGAGTACGTGGCAGCGCTGATTTTTTCCGCAGCGGATACAACATTGGCAGTCAATTTAGTGTCGCTTGACCCGTTGCCGTTAAATATGCAGCAACAATTATCAGCAACTGCCAATACAATTGGACAATTTTATGCGATGGATCAATTAAATTTAAGTCCTGAGCAGTCTGCACAGCTGTTAAATGCTGCACCGCAAATTGAAATGAAAACATTAAATGAAGCGGCGACAGATGGCAAGTCAGAGGAACAAAAATCAGCAGGTATGCTTGTTTCCTATATTGCTGGCTTCCTAGTGTATATATTCGTTATTTCATTTTTATCCATTGTCACTTCTGATGTTGCATCAGAAAAAGGCTCACGTGCTTTGGAAATGCTGCTAGTAAGCGTTAAAGCGGAAACGCATTTTAAAGCGAAGGTTATGAGCATATTTTTAGTTGCTGTAACGCAATTCGCTGTGATGTTTGGCACATCATTTGTACTATTAAAGCTAACTGATGGCGGTGCTAAATGGGCGATGGTAAGTGAAGTGTTAGGAGAGCTTCACGGTCAATATTTATTGTATGTCGCTGCATTTTTACTCGTGACAATTTTCATGTTTTTAATTATCGGAGCACTGCTCGGCTCGCTCGTATCAAAGCCAGAGGAAGCTTCACAGGCGATGATGCCTGCAATGATTTTAGTTATTGTGGCATTCTTTATTATGGTAACAGCAACAGGAAATCCTGATACATTGCTTGTGACAATCGCATCGTATGTGCCATTCACATCGGGAATGGTAATGCCAATGCGCATTGGTGCAACAGATTTAGGTGTGCTTGAGCCAGTAATTTCTTTAGCGATTTTGGTTGCATCAACATTCGTGCTTTATTTAGTGAGCATATCCTTCTATAAACGTAGTGTATTAACATACTCGACAGGCGGATTGATTCAAAAAATTAAAACGGTGTTTAAGGTGACAACTTAATATAGAGGAGGCTTGGAATCTGGGGAAATCCTAGATTTCAAGCGTTTTTTTATTTTCGCTCAACGAATAGTAAAATTCGCTCATCAAAGTACGATTTTCGCTCAACGAAAGCCCGAATTCGCTCATCGAAAATTGAAATTCGCTCGCATCTCCCTGTTCCTAAGTCTTATCTCCGCCCTTTGACTGAAATATTTCAAAAGTCGAAACAAATTATTGAATTACTATTCAATAATATTCGAATATTTGTTAAAATAGGCAAGTCAAAATATAAAGGTGGGGAAATGATGAAAGTATTTCGAAAGCTCGGCTGGTTTTTTAAAGAGCGCAGGCGAGAGTATGTAATTGGTCTTTTAACGTTAACACTTGTTGCAATTTTGCAGCTTGTGCCACCGAAGGTCATTGGTTATACCATTGATGAAATCGGTGAAGGGACGCTGACAGTAGGCACTTTAACAAAATGGGTAGGCATTATTGTTGTCGTCGCTATTTTGATGTATATTCTCCGCTATTACTGGCGTCAGATGATTTTTGGGTCATCGAACTATTTGGCGAAAACATTGCGTGAGAAGCTGTTTCGCCATTTTACAAAAATGTCGCCATCCTTTTATCAGCAACGTCGTGTTGGGGATTTGATGGCACATGCGACGAATGATATTTCTGCTGTACAGCAAACAGCAGGCGGTGGTGTTTTAACATTATTCGATTCCATTACGACAGGAACATTTGTCATTTTGGCGATGGCAATTACGATTGATTGGCGCTTGACGCTGATTGCCTTAGTGCCAATGCCAATTATGGCTTTCTTAACAAGCTATTATGGGAAGCTGCTACATGAACGGTTCCGTCATGCGCAAGCTGCATTTTCAGATTTGAATGATAAAACGCAGGAAAGCATTTCAGGGATGAAGGTCATTAAAACATTCGGGCAGCAACAGGATGATATCGAGGATTTTACGCAGTTATCGAACGATGTTGTCGATAAAAATATGCGCGTAGCGAAAATCGATTCGCTGTTTGATCCGACGATTAGCCTTGTCATTGGTGTCAGCTTTTTCCTAAGCTTAGGATTCGGTGCGAAGTTTATTACAGAGGGTGCAATGACGATTGGTGATTTAATCGCATTTACGACGTATTTAGGCTTGCTCGTATGGCCGATGCTAGCAATTGGTATGCTGTTTAACATCGTGGAGCGCGGTTCGGCTTCGTATGACCGTATTGAGCAGCTATTGAATGAGCCTGTTGAAATTATGGATAAAACAGGAGCCTCCAATATGCGACCAAAAGGGGATTTGTCATTCCATGTGGATTCGTTTACATTCCCAGATGATGCGACACCATCCTTAACAAATGTCCACTTTGATTTAAAGCAAGGGCAAACACTTGGGATTGTTGGGAAAACGGGTTCAGGCAAAACGACAATTTTAAAGCTATTGCTGCGTGAATTTGAAGGCTATGAAGGCTATATCAAATATGGAGATATTCGCATCGATGATTATACAATGCTTGCATTGCGTGAGGCGATTGGCTATGTACCACAGGATCATTTCCTGTTCTCATCGACGATTTATAAAAATATTGCTTTTACAAATCCAGATGCACCAAGGGAACAGGTGGAGCATGCGGCAAGCTTAGCATACATTCATAACGATATTTTAGGCTTTACAGAAGGCTATGAAACGATTGTTGGTGAGCGTGGTGTCTCGCTCTCAGGAGGGCAAAAGCAGCGTATTTCGATTGCGCGTGCGTTAATGATGGAGCCAGAGCTATTAATATTGGATGATTCCTTATCTGCGGTCGATGCAAAAACAGAGGAAGCGATTTTACAGGCATTAAAAGCTTCACGTGAAAATGCGACAACGATTATTACATCACATCGCTTAAGTGCGATTCAGCATGCACATATCATTATCGTTATGCATGAAGGGACGGTTGTTGAGAAGGGCACGCATGAGGAATTGATGGAATTAAGAGGACGTTACTACGAAATGTATGAATTGCAGCAACTAGAGCAGCAAGTGGAAAAGGGGGGCATCTAGTATGGAAAAGCAGACAACCTTTTCACGCAAGGAGCAAGCAGCCATTTTGAAGCGTTTGCTACGCTATTTAATTCCGCATAAAAAGGCGGTTGTTATCGCACTTGCTTTACTTGTTTTAACAGTCATTGGCGATGTGCTCGGACCGTATATTATTAAAGTCTTTTTAGATGACCATGTCGCACTCGGCGATTTTGAAACGAAGCCAATTCTTGTTTTAGCGATTAGCTATGCGACCATTCAAATTTTAAATGTGGTTATTAGCTATTTACAATTATTGAAGTTTCAAGAGTTAGCACTGAAAATTATTCAGCAGCTTCGCATCGATGTATTTTCGAAAATTCATCAGCTTGGTATGCGTTATTTTGACCGAGTTCCAGCTGGCTCCATTGTATCGCGTGCAACGAATGATACAGAAGCGATTAAAGATATGTTCGTCAGCGTATTGATTAGCTTCGTACAGGCAGGATTTTTAATTATCGGTGTCTATGTAGCAATGTTTTTATTGAATCCTGTGCTGGCATTGTTTGCGCTTGTGCTACTGCCAATCGTGATTTACATCATTTATCTATATCGCAAATATAGCTCACTTGTCTATATGGAAATGCGTGAAAAGCTAAGTGAATTAAATGCAAAGCTATCAGAGTCGTTATCTGGTATGAGTATCGTGCAAGCATTCCGCCAAGAGAAGCGCTTTAATGATGAGTTTGATGATATTAATGGCAAGCATTTTAAGGCGATGATGGACAATACAAAGCTAAATAGCTTATTGCTGCGTCCTGTAGTTGACTTAGTGTATTTTGCGGCAATTGTACTGCTGCTAGTGTATTTCGGTAAAACATCGTTAACGACAGCAGTTGAGGTTGGGGTTGTTTACGCGTTTATCACATATATTAATCGCTTCTTTGAGCCAATTAATCAAGTGATGGAGCGTTTAGCGATTTTCCAGCAAGCTTTAGTAGCGGCATCGCGTGTATTTGTGCTATTGGATGAAGAGGAGCTAGAGCCTGTTCAGCAAAATAAGGCAGGGCAAATTACTGATGGGCGCATTGAGTTTAAAGATGTAACATTCAGCTATGACGGGCAAAAGGATGTGCTGAAAAATATTTCATTTACGGTCAATCCAGGTGAAACGGTGGCACTTGTTGGTCATACAGGAAGCGGCAAAAGCTCG belongs to Lysinibacillus louembei and includes:
- a CDS encoding N-acetylmuramoyl-L-alanine amidase; the encoded protein is MNISAGHWHVGTGAVGYIDEVTEARRVVKRVASLLQQAGVEVRVIFDNMSKNQRQNLNYLIHAHQKDKGLHVSIHFNAVAKATAGGLGTEVLYARTEMQQLASKVSAAISKASGLRNRGAKRRNDLAFLNALPQAILIEVCFVNSKEDVACYKRHFEAICQAMALVLKS
- a CDS encoding ABC transporter ATP-binding protein yields the protein MLVLQNVTKRYKDFTAVQSLNFSISPGEIFGLIGQNGAGKTTTFRMILDLQETTEGVITWEGTPINDVNRDLLGYLPEERGIFPQMKVEEQLIYFGQLRGMTKAAVKKEADFWIKRFELEEKRNDKAETLSKGNQQKVQLIASFIHKPKFLILDEPFSGLDPVNKDLLKNAILLLKEQGMTILFSSHQMDNVEELCDHLCLLKRGVSLFSGSLLDLKKQYGKTKLTIRTELSADKLAKLDGVKSVKEEREQYVLTLEDEQYAKGVFDVVSSGTYIEKFSLDYLSLDEIFKDKVGGTHV
- a CDS encoding ABC transporter ATP-binding protein yields the protein MKVFRKLGWFFKERRREYVIGLLTLTLVAILQLVPPKVIGYTIDEIGEGTLTVGTLTKWVGIIVVVAILMYILRYYWRQMIFGSSNYLAKTLREKLFRHFTKMSPSFYQQRRVGDLMAHATNDISAVQQTAGGGVLTLFDSITTGTFVILAMAITIDWRLTLIALVPMPIMAFLTSYYGKLLHERFRHAQAAFSDLNDKTQESISGMKVIKTFGQQQDDIEDFTQLSNDVVDKNMRVAKIDSLFDPTISLVIGVSFFLSLGFGAKFITEGAMTIGDLIAFTTYLGLLVWPMLAIGMLFNIVERGSASYDRIEQLLNEPVEIMDKTGASNMRPKGDLSFHVDSFTFPDDATPSLTNVHFDLKQGQTLGIVGKTGSGKTTILKLLLREFEGYEGYIKYGDIRIDDYTMLALREAIGYVPQDHFLFSSTIYKNIAFTNPDAPREQVEHAASLAYIHNDILGFTEGYETIVGERGVSLSGGQKQRISIARALMMEPELLILDDSLSAVDAKTEEAILQALKASRENATTIITSHRLSAIQHAHIIIVMHEGTVVEKGTHEELMELRGRYYEMYELQQLEQQVEKGGI
- a CDS encoding MutS-related protein — its product is MSSVSSYWHNKQRTTHIVDDYTWHDLNLDEVYEQIKFTYTSPGSEKLYALLREIHLGGGPHQQREAFLKKLSVSPVLQEQLQLILYDIGKRNGTNSSAYMHSIEDKQIPHQWLYSLCGVLPFFSLAVAFYSSQIAIFLFFGCVVLNAIIYTSKKDQYESEFFSLLYAISIIYGAKRMAKFKLTDELCLHLKKLKPLYKYRYLISKNKETPLEIVMDYFRTFFLIDFFIYRRITKHLYVQQEAAAYVWELIAEIDVSFSILHMREHYRHSVPLFVDDFKVTCEGLYHPLLAQPVKNTFSTDCSVLITGSNASGKSTFMKSLALNCILAQTLNTVFADAFQMKRAAIFTSFAINDSLLQGESYFMAEMHSLKRMLDVIEQDVPCFTFIDEILKGTNTIERISASAAILTWLHKQKNNLTFIASHDIELYQICGEMYDGYYFEGIVENNQIRFTYAINKGNTYIKNALELLKLRGFPKTVVDNAEMLSDSYISTGQWQGKSFQKR
- a CDS encoding ABC transporter ATP-binding protein, giving the protein MEKQTTFSRKEQAAILKRLLRYLIPHKKAVVIALALLVLTVIGDVLGPYIIKVFLDDHVALGDFETKPILVLAISYATIQILNVVISYLQLLKFQELALKIIQQLRIDVFSKIHQLGMRYFDRVPAGSIVSRATNDTEAIKDMFVSVLISFVQAGFLIIGVYVAMFLLNPVLALFALVLLPIVIYIIYLYRKYSSLVYMEMREKLSELNAKLSESLSGMSIVQAFRQEKRFNDEFDDINGKHFKAMMDNTKLNSLLLRPVVDLVYFAAIVLLLVYFGKTSLTTAVEVGVVYAFITYINRFFEPINQVMERLAIFQQALVAASRVFVLLDEEELEPVQQNKAGQITDGRIEFKDVTFSYDGQKDVLKNISFTVNPGETVALVGHTGSGKSSIINLLMRFYEFEQGDICIDGESIKAFSQEEIRRKLGLVLQDPFLFYGTIDSNIRLYNKEITDIDVEKAAEFVQADRFINTLPDKYKQKVTERGSTFSSGQRQLLAFARTIATNPKVLVLDEATAAIDTETEVAIQQSLEKMRKGRTTIAIAHRLSTIQDAEQILVLHQGEIKERGTHQELLAQQGLYYKMYLLQNGIASL
- a CDS encoding helix-turn-helix domain-containing protein; the encoded protein is MDFGDTLQKIRKNRQITQKELAYDIAQQGTYSRIEQSKLTLSAQLLVQLTTKLNMTVNEFLYVHTNYTINAREKLIRDFAQMDLTTSAEIKKNLIPVQQYLRQHHDEAIQHIDLAYQALLILVEQDDLLQARLLAEQIWTKMQKLDHWYLNDLVLLNAILFLFPLDSAIEIVSIATKRLDLYKDYEKDMTYLSIYFHLDLCILYVENKKYATCLTLLARVFTQFKQKLSYQMLSYIYTYKAICLFHLGQPNEEVIQQLTTLLTLYEDEDNLTALLHEISVQCS
- a CDS encoding ABC transporter permease, whose protein sequence is MSKFMILLKENYKQKVKAKSFIIMTVLYILGISVFFFWSDIKEALFSSEPDQMIYVNTTSFDVSAMLEDGDIVWTELASTTEAEEALKKEEYVAALIFSAADTTLAVNLVSLDPLPLNMQQQLSATANTIGQFYAMDQLNLSPEQSAQLLNAAPQIEMKTLNEAATDGKSEEQKSAGMLVSYIAGFLVYIFVISFLSIVTSDVASEKGSRALEMLLVSVKAETHFKAKVMSIFLVAVTQFAVMFGTSFVLLKLTDGGAKWAMVSEVLGELHGQYLLYVAAFLLVTIFMFLIIGALLGSLVSKPEEASQAMMPAMILVIVAFFIMVTATGNPDTLLVTIASYVPFTSGMVMPMRIGATDLGVLEPVISLAILVASTFVLYLVSISFYKRSVLTYSTGGLIQKIKTVFKVTT